In Pseudorasbora parva isolate DD20220531a chromosome 9, ASM2467924v1, whole genome shotgun sequence, the following proteins share a genomic window:
- the wdr47a gene encoding WD repeat-containing protein 47 encodes MTAEEIINVKEVEIIKVMLDFLNSRKLHISMLALEKESGVINGLYSDDMLFLRQLILDGQWDEVLQFIQPLECLDKFDRKRFRYIVLKQKFLEALCVNNAMSAEDEPQHLELTMQEAVKCLHALEEFCPSKDDYSKLCLLLTLPRLTNHAEFKDWNPSTARVQCFEEACGMVAEFIPADRKLSEAGFRASSNRLFQLLIKGVLYECCVEFCQSKATGEEITESEVLLGIDMLCGNGCDDLDLSLLSWLQNLSPNVFSCAFEQKMLNIHVDRLVKPAKAAYADLLTPLISKLSPYPASPLRRPQSADTYMTRSLNPALDGLSYGLSGQDKRGVGTDGGKTSPMSHSFANFQHLNRSVMMENSGCHSIFEESPESSRTETPSDKMMSSPGPQNSRPASAPGQDAPEPGSAEKNELWDSTEQFQEYYRQRLRVQQHLEQKQQQRELYQQMLREGGVQQHEAPPTAKHNLTEAFLTRSIQRLEELNVGMDDLGEEVQALSQQCNGASDNNSEARDASATPQTQEVGGGASDVVTSTPLRSAVQAASPPPSQSPVLPQSAQGDKTGQIDSSLTRSKDSEKETAKAKFVMVNTLEDTQAVRAVAFHPTGTLYAVGSNSKTLRVCAYPDTLDTSGSGTVKPPAIRFKRNKHHKGSIYCVAWSPCGQLLATGSNDKYVKVLPFNPETCNATGPDLEFSMHDGTIRDLAFMEGPESGGAILISAGAGDCNIYTTDCQRGQGLHALSGHTGHILSLYTWGGWMIASGSQDKTVRFWDLRVPSCVRVVGTSFHGSGSPVASVAVDPSGRLLAAGQEDSSCMLYDIRGGRMVQTYQPHSSDVRSVRFSPGAHYLLTGSYDTKVIVTDLQGDLTKPLPLTVAGEHADKVIQCRWHTHHLSFLSSSADRTVTLWTQAT; translated from the exons GTTCCGCTACATTGTTTTGAAACAGAAGTTTCTGGAAGCTTTGTGTGTGAACAACGCCATGTCTGCTGAGGATGAGCCACAACAT TTGGAGCTGACCATGCAAGAGGCTGTGAAGTGTCTGCATGCTCTGGAAGAGTTTTGTCCATCTAAAGATGACTACAGCAAGCTTTGCCTTCTCCTGACGCTGCCCCGCCTCACCAACCATGCTGAGTTCAAGGACTGGAATCCGAGTACGGCACGTGTGCAGTGTTTTGAGGAGGCCTGTGGCATGGTGGCTGAGTTTATTCCTGCTGACCGAAAGCTGAGTGAGGCCGGGTTCCGTGCCAGCTCCAACCGTCTATTCCAGCTTCTGATTAAAGGCGTACTGTACGAATGCTGCGTGGAGTTCTGCCAGAGCAAAGCTACCGGAGAGGAGATCACAGAAAGTGAGGTTCTTCTGGGTATAGACATGTTGTGTGGGAACGGCTGCGATGATCTCGACCTGAGTTTGCTTTCTTGGCTCCAGAACCTGTCGCCCAATGTCTTCTCTTGCGCCTTTGAGCAGAAGATGCTCAATATCCACGTGGATCGTCTTGTTAAACCTGCCAAGGCCGCTTACGCCGACCTCCTTACTCCGCTCATCAGCAAGCTCTCCCCATATCCCGCTTCCCCTCTCCGGCGTCCGCAGTCTGCAGACACCTACATGACGCGCTCTCTCAACCCAGCACTGGATGGCCTGTCCTACGGTCTCTCTGGCCAAGACAAGAGAGGTGTGGGAACAGATGGAGGGAAAACTTCACCCATGTCACACTCGTTTGCTAATTTTCAACACCTGAACCGCAGTGTGATGATGGAGAATTCAGGATGTCATAGCATCTTTGAGGAGTCACCAGAGAG CTCCAGAACTGAAACTCCATCTGATAAAATGATGAGCTCACCTGGTCCTCAAAACTCTCGCCCGGCCTCTGCCCCGGGTCAAGATGCTCCAGAGCCTGGTTCTGCAGAGAAGAATGAG TTGTGGGACTCCACAGAGCAGTTTCAGGAGTACTACCGACAGCGTTTGCGTGTTCAGCAACATCTggaacagaagcagcagcagagGGAACTCTACCAGCAGATGCTGCGAGAGGGCGGAGTCCAGCAGCACGAGGCGCCGCCCACCGCCAAGCACAACCTCACAGAAGCCTTCCTTACCAG GTCTATTCAAAGATTGGAGGAGCTGAATGTGGGAATGGATGATCTGGGTGAAGAGGTGCAGGCTCTCTCTCAGCAGTGTAATGGAGCCAGCGACAACAACAGTGAGGCGAGAGATGCCTCGGCCACGCCACAGACACAGGAAGTGGGTGGAGGAGCCAGCGATGTGGTCACCAGCACTCCTCTGAGGTCAGCAGTTCAAGCAGCTTCCCCTCCACCCAGCCAGTCTCCTGTACTGCCCCAGAG TGCCCAGGGAGACAAAACTGGACAGATTGACAGCAGTTTGACCCGCTCTAAAGACTCAGAG AAAGAGACAGCTAAAGCCAAGTTTGTGATGGTCAACACCTTGGAGGATACGCAGGCGGTCCGCGCAGTGGCCTTCCACCCCACAGGAACATTATACGCGGTCGGCTCTAACTCTAAAACGCTGCGTGTGTGTGCCTATCCTGACACGCTGGACACGAG TGGCTCGGGCACTGTTAAACCTCCTGCAATCCGCTTCAAGAGGAACAAGCATCACAAAGGCTCTATATATTGTGTGGCCTGGAGCCCCTGCGGACAGTTACTGGCCACCGGCTCTAATGACAAATACGTCAAAGTGCTCCCCTTCAACCCTGAAACCTGCAATGCTACAG GCCCTGATCTTGAGTTCAGTATGCATGATGGGACTATCAGAGATCTGGCGTTTATGGAGGGGCCTGAGAGTGGAGGGGCCATTTTAATTAGTGCAGGAGCTGGAGACTGTAACATCTACACAACCGACTGCCAAAGAGGACAGGGCCTTCACGCACTGAGCGGACACACAG GTCATATCCTGTCTCTGTACACATGGGGGGGCTGGATGATCGCGTCCGGCTCTCAGGATAAGACTGTGCGTTTCTGGGACCTGCGTGTTCCCAGCTGTGTGAGAGTGGTTGGGACGTCCTTCCATGGCTCAG GCAGTCCTGTGGCGTCGGTGGCTGTGGACCCAAGCGGGCGTCTGCTGGCAGCAGGGCAGGAGGACAGCTCCTGTATGCTGTATGACATCAGAGGCGGGCGCATGGTTCAGACGTACCAACCGCACTCCAGTGATGTCCGATCGGTGCGCTTCTCTCCCGGGGCTCATTACCTGCTCACAGGATCCTACGACACCAAGGTCATCGTCACTGACCTGCAAG GGGACCTTACAAAGCCGCTTCCGTTGACTGTAGCGGGAGAGCATGCGGATAAGGTGATCCAGTGCAGGTGGCACACACACCACCTCTCCTTCTTGTCCTCCTCCGCTGACCGCACAGTCACACTCTGGACGCAGGCCACGTAG